In Jaculus jaculus isolate mJacJac1 chromosome 11, mJacJac1.mat.Y.cur, whole genome shotgun sequence, the following proteins share a genomic window:
- the Omd gene encoding osteomodulin, which produces MGFLRLIYVILLFFGVKVHSQYETYQWDEDYDQEPNEDYEPEFPFHQNIEYGVPFYQHSIGCASECFCPANFPTSMYCDNRKLKTIPNIPMHIRQLNLQFNEIEAVTIDPFINATQLQEINLSHNKIKSQKIDYGVFAKLPNLLQLHLQHNNLEEFPVPLPGSLERLLLGYNKISTLQTNAMDGLANLTMLDLCYNHLHDSTLKEENLSKMEKLMQLNLCNNRLESMPPGLPPSLMYLSLENNSISSIPDNYFDKLPKLHALRMSHNKLKDIPYGIFNLSNLVELNVGHNKLKKAFYIPRNLEHLYLQDNEIENINVTLICPSIDPLHHHHLTYLRVDQNKLKEPISSFIFFCFPRIHSIYYGEQKSTDGQTIQLKTQVFRRFDDDDDDDDGDDEDNTLEGQEQEVAEGHFYPQYYGVQEWQETI; this is translated from the exons ATGGGCTTTTTAAGACTAATATATGTCATCCTCCTGTTTTTTGGAGTCAAAGTACACAGCCAATATGAAACTTATCAATGGGATGAAGATTATGACCAAGAGCCAAATGAGGATTATGAACCAGAATTCCCATTTCATCAAAATATTGAATATGGAGTTCCCTTTTATCAGCATAGTATAGGCTGTGCCAGTGAATGCTTCTGCCCAGCTAACTTTCCAACATCAATGTACTGTGACAATCGCAAACTGAAGACTATCCCAAATATTCCAATGCACATTCGGCAACTCAACCTTCAGTTCAATGAAATTGAGGCTGTGACCATAGACCCATTCATCAATGCAACTCAACTCCAAGAAATTAACCTCAGCCACAACAAAATTAAATCTCAAAAGATTGATTATGGTGTGTTTGCTAAGCTTCCAAATTTACTACAACTTCATCTACAGCATAACAATTTAGAAGAATTTCCAGTTCCTCTTCCTGGATCACTGGAAAGACTCCTTCTTGGCTATAATAAAATCTCCACACTGCAGACAAATGCTATGGATGGGCTGGCAAATTTGACTATGCTTGACCTCTGCTATAATCATCTCCATGATTCTACATTAAAAGAAGAGAACCTTTCCAAAATGGAAAAACTAATGCAGCTCAACCTATGCAATAACAGGTtagaatcaatgcctcctgggtTGCCTCCTTCACTTATGTATCTATCTTTAGAAAATAATTCCATTTCTTCTATACCAGACAATTACTTTGACAAGCTTCCAAAACTTCATGCTCTAAGAATGTCACACAACAAACTGAAAGACATCCCATATGGCATTTTTAACCTTTCCAACCTTGTAGAGCTCAATGTTGGACACAACAAACTAAAGAAAGCATTCTACATTCCAAGAAATTTGGAACACCTATACCTTCaagataatgaaatagaaa aCATCAATGTGACACTGATATGTCCTTCTATTGACCCACTACATCATCACCACTTAACGTACCTCCGTGTCGACCAAAACAAGCTGAAAGAACCAATAAGTTCATTTATCTTCTTCTGCTTTCCTCGCATACACAGTATTTATTATGGGGAACAAAAGAGCACTGATGGTCAAACAATACAACTAAAGACCCAAGTGTTTAGGAGATTTGatgacgatgatgatgatgatgatggggaTGATGAAGACAACACACTTGAGGGCCAAGAACAAGAAGTAGCAGAAGGGCACTTCTATCCTCAATATTATGGAGTTCAAGAATGGCAAGAAACTATATAG